Genomic window (Paenibacillus sp. JQZ6Y-1):
GAGGAATTTGATCATACGAATCGGGTCTTTGGCAGATGTAGTGATCCCGATACCATAACCGACTGGTGCGCCTACATCTTGGAACGAATGATCTTTGGTTTTGTCATCCATCTGTATCGGATAATGACCGTAAGTGCGCTCCGCCATGCCGGATGTTTTCAGCGAGTTCTCAGCTTGCTGATAATCCCACTCCTGATCAATCAGACCGAGCACGCGACCGCTTGCCACTTTGGACAGATACTGGTCACTCTTCTGGGTAAAGGACTCTGGGTCCAGCAGACCTTCATTGTACATATGATTCAGCCAGCGGAAGTATTCTTTTTCCTCTGGACGTTTGTAGTGCAATTGCGCTTCGTACGTTTCTGGATTGATGTAAAATTCACCATCATCCGGTGCGCCCGTCGCGTTGAACGCTGGATTGGTGACGGTAATCATGATTTTCCAGTCATCGGCATTCAGCGACAATGGAATGGTAGGCTGTCCATTGATCGTCGGATGCTTTTCTTTGTACTCCTTGAGCACATTTTCAAAGTCCTTCACTGTTTGGATCTTCGGATAGCCGAGTTCCTTCATGACCGCATTTTGTAATTCAAATCCACCACCTGCGTCAAAGGACGTCTGTCCAACACCAGCATTGGTCGGAATAATATAGATGGATGGATCTTCTTTACTGTATTGCAAACGGGACAGATCGTCGCCGTATACCTTTTTGATGTTAGGACCGTATTTGTCGATCAAATCGGTCAAATCGATCAGCGCCCCAGCTTCCACCAGCTTCGTAACGGAGCCTTTCGGGAAGATCATATCTGGATACTCGCCGGATGCAGTCATCAGCGCGATCTTCTGCGTACCGCCGCCACTGACATCGTATTCGGCATTGATTGTTACATTGGTTGCTTTGGTGATCGCCTGTCCAACATCATCTTTCATGCCGTTCCAGGTTGCATTGGGATCGGAGCCGAAGAATGAGAATGTAATCGGTGTGGATGTATCGGATGTTTCGGTTTTCGTCGGATCGGAGCTGCCTCCGCATGCGGTTACGGTTGCCAGCGACAGAACAGCCAGCGGGATCAGTGCACGTTTTAAGAATTTTGCAGACATTGTAAAAAGTCCTCCTTCATAGTAAAAGCCATTCTTGTTGTCAAACGCTACCGTACATCCTCCTCTCCTCTTCATCATACAATAACAGCGCATGGAAAAAGGGACTCTAGCAACAGAGTCCCCATTTGTATTTCCATACAGAAACCGGGCATTCGGAGCACAACTGCACTCCTTGCTGCTGCTTACTTGGCGGCTACAGGTTTATTCCACAGCTCGACCGTATCTTTGATCATTTGCGAGTAGGTTTGTTCCATTTTCTTCATATCGTCTGTATTCAGCTGTGCAATCATCTGATCATACAGGGTATCGAATTGATCCGGCTTGGCAAGAATCGCTTCGGGAATACTTTTACGTACGATATCCTGCGATTTTTGGTATGTCACCGTGTAGTTTGCATCATCCGGTGACGGCAAGTTGTACGCTGCGCCCCATGCTTTGACTGGGAAATCCTCTTTTGGCGGGAACAGATCTTTCCATGTCGTTGCGCCATATGCTTTCAGCGTATCTTTCTCTGGCTGAGTGTAGCTGGCAAGAATCTGTTCTGGGAAGTTGGTGGTGTAGTAGTTGCCAGTAGAATCCTTCACGCCATCGCCGTAACGGACGGAGAAGTTATACATGCCAATACCGGATTCTTTGGTGAAATTAGTGTTATCGTTTGTTTTGCGCTCTTGTACGTCAGCAGGGATAACACGTTT
Coding sequences:
- a CDS encoding ABC transporter substrate-binding protein; this translates as MSAKFLKRALIPLAVLSLATVTACGGSSDPTKTETSDTSTPITFSFFGSDPNATWNGMKDDVGQAITKATNVTINAEYDVSGGGTQKIALMTASGEYPDMIFPKGSVTKLVEAGALIDLTDLIDKYGPNIKKVYGDDLSRLQYSKEDPSIYIIPTNAGVGQTSFDAGGGFELQNAVMKELGYPKIQTVKDFENVLKEYKEKHPTINGQPTIPLSLNADDWKIMITVTNPAFNATGAPDDGEFYINPETYEAQLHYKRPEEKEYFRWLNHMYNEGLLDPESFTQKSDQYLSKVASGRVLGLIDQEWDYQQAENSLKTSGMAERTYGHYPIQMDDKTKDHSFQDVGAPVGYGIGITTSAKDPIRMIKFLDWMASDEAQVLNNWGIEGKQYEMKDGKRVIPQDVQERKVNDNTNFTKESGIGMYNFSVRYGDGVKDATGNYYTTNFPEQIVAGYTQPEKDALKAYGATTWKDLFPQKDEFPVKQWGAAYNLPAPDDPNYTVAYQKSQDIVRKRIPEAILAKPDQFDSIYDQMISELNTDDMKKMEQTYSQMIKDTVELWSKPVAAK